ATTCTAGAAGATGTATCGGTATATATACCTACcttagaaaaatcttgttcatctAGCTCCATGTCCGAAtaatttcttcctctttttggttgtgtttcatttcatagtcttttttttcccttattttgaACTCTTACCCAAACAAATTTTAATTCCCAGttactgttttattttcttatcgaaaatataatttaaagtcTAGTCCTTTACTAACTTTAATCCTCCGATCCGCTTGACGAAATTGAACTGAATTTTACttaaagttgatttttcgtAACAAATTTCATCCTCCCCAAATGTGCGCACCTAACATGAAAACTCAATGACACCTGAGATtcttttaaataataaaaacaagCTGTATTTAGTAAATTATGGATTTTTTTGTAGTAAATTCCATCCTCGTCAAACGTGGCGACATGACAACTCAATGACACCTGAGATCCTTCTAAATAATGAAATGGCTTTTatttagtaaaaaaataatgGTTTTTGCATAGCAAATTTCATCCTCGACGTCACTCGTTCAATATTATTCCTACGtacttcaaattcttgaaattcACAACATTCCCTAAATGCTATTTATTGCAGATCATAGCCACCATCATGCAACTCTACCTGGCACAAGAGATGGGGAGAAGGTGAACCCTAATGTTTATGGAGAGAGAAGGCCGGTGCCGCCGGTGAAGCACCGGAGAGCGGACCCTTTCCAAATTGCCGGGTCGGCGCTGCCGGATTGCTCCCATGCCTGTGGCTCGTGCTCGCCGTGTCGACTAGTCACGGTCAGCTTCGTTTGTGCATCACTTGCCGAGGCGGAGACATGTCCCATGGCTTACAAATGCATGTGTAACAACAAGTCTTATCCTGTTCCATGAGAGGGGAATTGAAATTTTCTTAATCTTTTATTTTAGTGGTCATCTGTAAATTAATTAAGAAGCTAGTTTGATCGATCTAGGcaatcttttaatttctttccaatttctacttggaattttctttgtaattttatCAAGGCAATCTATGTGTAATCAAAGAGTTAATTTTTGGTTTCTTgggttttctattttcttctgaccatcttattattattagtttTTGAACCGCATCTTATTATCATGAGATTTACATGATTGTATTAGAATTGAACAAGATAAAATGGATAAAATCGGGTTTTAGAAAAGATGAGTAGTGAAAAGTACAAATGGAGATGCGTCTCCATATTATTTGTGGACGGAAAATGAGATTTCCATTTTGGAGCTTCGAAATGTGGAGATACAAGTAGCTTGGTTTGGAGATGTTTTTAGAGTTTAGGTTGAGACAGAGAAAGATTTTGAAGAAATGGGGTGATAGGGTTGAAGTTGACGTGAAGAAGTGGAGTAATCCACCATATccactttttgaataaaaaattctGAATAATAAATGAGGTTTTAGAGGATGTTGAATTGGAGATGCCCttgagaaaaatccaaaaaattgtGCTCCATGAGCTTCTCCATAAACCCCCTACCCTACAAAATCCTTGACTTTGCTCCGTCGTCTCATGGATGAGTGATTATTCAATGCTCTTAAGGTGTCAATGACATTTTCCACCACACACTTAATAATGAAACTCAAACTAATGTATGATGGGAAAGACTCATGGAGCACCACATTAGTTTCATTTCATGTGCCGGTTTAGAATGCATATACAAATCCACAAACTCCCCCGTACTTTCTAAAGCTAACAAATTATTTTCAAGCATACATCGACCTCATTACCAAATGATTCGAACTTGTTGAGAAATTTATTCATGAAAATTTATCTTTATTGAACATCTATAGGTATCTAAACACAAAATTTACATTAAAACCATGATGTTCTTTGATACATCAAAATGACTTTTTCATGAATGATCTTCTCAACGATACCAACAATATGAACATTTTGAATCATCTTAATTATTGTAAATCCAGCTTAATGTTACTTATAACGGCAAGTTCACTCGTTGGTGCCAAAATGACTTTACATACAATGTCAAAAAGTATAACAACAATATTGTAGTCAAGTGTCATTTGAACACAATCTCAAATCAAGACCGTTAAATTAAGTTCATTTTAATTTCTCGATCTATTAAATCAAACAGATTTGCTTATGTGGGATAGATGACAATATTTATCTTTAATGACATCAAAAATGAATCTTTTAGCGCTTTATAGCCATTTGATGTAggcatttcaattttcttttcttttccattatgcTTATTATAGATTGTATATTCGGTTaatcttttttctatttcaagttAATTTATCCgggaatttgttttttttttttttgacttggcTATTTTTTCACCCCAACAAAGACTATTTGGAACCATAATCGCTAACCAAATGCGGCCATAgaaatatacaatttaaagaaACCCCCAGGCGCCACCTACGTTTTAGGCGGCCTTTCTGCAATTTGGCTGGTTTCTGAAATCCAAGACcagaaggaagagagagaaacaccaGAGGGGGCCACGCCCTCGCCCACCTAGATGCCATTTTCCATCTCCTCCTTTCCCTCTCTGTACGAGCTCTGGTCCCACCACTTTCCTCCGTTGCCCCCCACCCAGATCCCATCTCCATCACAACCACCTCCCACAGCAGTTCCTCGTCTCATTTGGCCTAAAAGGTGCTTCCCCTTTTCACTTTTCTGGATTTCTCTGTCTTGTTATTGTATATATTTCTAACCCGCAAGAAATGAATTTTCTAATCCGGGCGCGGCGTGGATGGCCTTCCATTTGACCGAACCAGAGAgggaattagttgagatgcacGTAAGCTGACTGGACACTTTGACTGTGGCGCATGCGATGCCTTAGCAAATCGTGTTATGCAAAGGATGGAGAGAGGAAAATCTTGGATTGAGTGTCTAATGAATGCTAGGATGTGAAAGTAGGAAAGAAGGGAGAATAAATTGGGGAGGCGGTAtcttttttcttgtagtttCTTTTGGTAGTTTGGGAAATTAAAAAGCCAGCTCCAGAACTCACGTtcgcataaaataaaaaaaaaatgctctctTTGTAATAATAACAGATGTATATATATGTCTAGCtcttgggttttgagggagctGAGGATGTCCTTTTTGTCTTGTGTTGTTATCATGCAAAGAAAGGCACATATGCCTTCCCTTTCCTTccccttttcaaaaaatttggtgcCTTTTAGCCTCACAGCTTTGCATTGCCTTTTCATTGCACTAAAGTTTAAAGCAAAACACAAATTTTCCCTTTGATTACGCTGTTAAACCGTGTTTTTGCAACAATTTGGGTTGTGTGTGAGATAGGGAgaggattggagagagattgttGGAATGATTATGGGTTGACATTTTGGGGGCAAAGCATGGGTTGGTGCGATCATGGGCTTAAACCTTTAATCATGATTTTGCTTTaatcttttttgcttttggtttaGAAAGGGCAAGAGAATCTGATCCcctcccattttgtttgtctctGATGAGAATAAGGCGTAGGCAATGCATTCCTTCTTGCTCCTCTCATCACAGAGTAAACACCCTTCACAACATTCTTCATGAACCtgaaaaaatagtttggatTTCGGAAAGTTGTTGAGACATTTGTGCTTTACAGCTTTTCCAGTAGCTCACATTGTGTCTTGATGTCTTCCGCTGCTGAATCCTATAAttgctttttttgtttcttcacTTTGTGGTTAGCATTCAACCCTTTTGAGATAATTAACGGCCCGTGGGCTATATCACTTGCTTTCTATGCTTAAAATTAGTTCTGGATTTCGTCTCGATAATGTGTTGAGTTTATATTGGTTGTAATGTTTCGATAAGTGCTTGTTAGTTTACATTGAGCTCATATCGTGAGTTGCAAGAAGGTCGATTCGATGGTTAGGAGCCTCCTGTATATACGTTTTTTGGCACAATGTTTCATTTCTTGATATGACTACTAGTGAATTTTAACGGTGTGATTGATCCAGCTTTAGATGCAAAACTTATGTGGACAAtgactttttcttgtttttctgcTTGCAATTCCTACTTTGTTTCCCATGTGTTTGCAGTTCGTATATTTGCTTATTTACTCAATCACATTGTGGATTAGATTGAATTTGGTTTGTAGGCTTGTAGAAGTACCTATCGGTTGTGTTGTGCCTTCCTCTAATAATTTACAAAGCTTATGCTACATGGAATTAGACTACGTCCATCAATGTAAAGAACAACGTGGCAACTGTTCATTGCTTCTTTCTTACATCATGTATCTTGTTTTCCTTCTCTAAAACACAGCAAACGTTATGGATGAGCTTATCTTATATTTGGAAATCAAACTTGTTACAATTATTTGTCAAGAATCTCCTCTAAATGCCCTTGTCCTCACCATATGTTCTCTGCTCAAATCCTGCAATGCTGTTGCACTCTTTCATCATTGCAACTCTTTGATTGATAATTTGTGTTGCCAATGTCCATTGATTTCATCTTCTTGCTATCTCCTACTATTTTATGGTACATTATTCAGCAGAAGTCCACAAAATGCTTTTTTGAAATTCCATTATCCTTTTGTTGATGTGCTAATATCAATTTTGCGCCTCTCCAGTTGTTATATTTATGAATATATAGGAAGTGTGTAATGTATTCCATTATCTCCATGAATTTAGGAACTTTTGCTTGCATTGTATTATTTGGTCTACGTACACATTAGGTATTTACTAAGTCATCTTTTGcttgtaaaatttgaaaaaatggtTCTTGTAGTTGTTCTAGCCACTCATAATCTTTTGCAAGTACCTTAAAGCTTTGATAATTAGGTTGATGAAGATGAAGTTTATTGGAGACACAAGAAGGCCAGTGAAGAGTTGGCATGGTCTCATAATTCTGCTCACGTAGGAACACAGCTAGCTCGATGTTTTGGTGAGTTTAAGTTCttgaaagttctctctctctctctctctctctctctctggttggtATATCCATGTTCTTATTTGGGTTGTTTTGATTGTTACTTCCTTTATTTGGTTATATGACACTATAACAGGTTGTATTGTAGTAAACATGCTCCGAATATGGGAATGTGGCAGCATTACATACAATTTGTAAACATTGTGAAAAGACATTTTGATGTAATTCATGTCATAGACCCATAATACTGGCTTTGTAATCAAGTTCTATGCTAAGAGAAAACATTGCATCCCTGCCAACTCTTATCTTCAGCCTTTACTTCGTCCTCATGAGAATATGCTGAAAGAATGTTACTATTGTTTAATAATCAAAACAACCTAACCATGTGGTGATTTAAACTTCTTTTTGATCAACTTTGTTGATCCCTGATTGTCCCTAATTTTAAGTCATGATAAAAATGTGTTCATATTCTCTTCTTATTCTTGCTATTAATCTGTAAAGTTGAGCAAATATGTGGATGGTGTTACACTCCCTTCACTAAATCCCATACAAGTTCAAAAGCACATTGGGCGAGAATCAAGATAGTGGTTCTTCTAGGTCGAACTTCATAGCAACATTAAGTTTGGGACTACTCAATTTAGTTCATTtcctcttagtttttttttttttttttgatccgccattTCCTCTTAGTTTACTGACAATAATTTTTGTGATAGCTAATGCTATGGTTGGACCACGATCATGGATAGGAGGGATCTTTAGCCGCTCAGGCAATAGACGTTATGGAAGTGGCAAGTTCATTGACTTTTCTTTGAGTCCTCTTCAGGTAAATTGGGATAGCATTAGTGCCTGTACTTATtgcagtactctctctctctctctctctctctctctctctctctctctctctctcatgttctATTGCATTCTAGCAGGAACAAAGACTTCAACAACTTCAGGAGCGTTTGCACGTACCTTTTGACGAGACTCGTGCTGACCATCAGGTACTTTACTACGTCATGCCTGTGTAGTTTTCAGTTCATATTTGCTTTTCAAGGTTTCGTTTTTCCCAAAATGTTACATGGAAACTGCTTTTATGCGATTCAACCAGTAGAAACTGCACGCTTTTGCCATTCATGTTAACTTTGGTAGTACTATTAGGATTATCTGGCCACAgactttttctttccttctttttcctgTTTCTATTGTATAACCCACTGAAGGTGCATGGCAGTAGTTTTCAGcacttttgttctattttcaCTGTTGGATGTGCCCTGTTAGATCTCATTATTCCTTTCTCTTGGTAGGAAGCTCTTAGAGACCTGTGGTTTGCAGCCTTTCCGAATGTCGCTCTTAAAGGTTTGATTTCTGAACAATGGAAAGATATGGGCTGGCAGGGTCCTAATCCATCAACCGACTTTAGGTACATTTCTGCAACTTTAAAGGCTTGCTGAACCCTTTTTTTGAGTACGATTGGTTTGCTGTAGACTGTAGAGAGTATGTGGGCAACGCAGTGCCTGGGGCAGGTGGTGCTGGGACATTAAAGTTTTTGTGTTCAAATGCATTCAAAACAGAAATATATGTGTTCTTGGACTTCTGACATTATGCTAAACTTttgtgttcaaatttttttgtacttcgGAATATTTTTGTGTTTGAATGGATTCTTCCTCATTGagaattttattgtttttaggGGTTGTGGTTTTATTTCGCTCGAGAATTTGCTGTTTTTTGCAAGGAATTATCCGGTATGAATAGGAAGTCCTCGGATTGTTGCTTcctgtattattttttttatctgcttGATAAACGTAAATTCTTATCCTTTTTACTCTGTCCCTGGAAAAAATAAGAGTTATTACTAATTGCCTGAAATTCAAATGAAGGCTTCTTTTCATAGGTTATTGTTCAAGAAAGGAGGGAAACGAGCAACCTGGGAATATCCCTTTGCTGTTGCCGGCATTAATGTATCATTCATGTTGATTCAAATGCTGGATTTGTACTCAGGTCTGTTAACTTACTTTGTTGTCAGTTACATTTAGGGGATTCAATGCCAAAAAGGGGCATTGGGAGATTAGATGCCACAATATGTTGAATGATGAACAAAAAATTTTTGTCGTTTTTgctttataatttattttctcttctctttcgcAGCAAAACCAAGATGTCTCCCAGGAATCAATTTTGTTAGATTATTAGGAGGTAATGTCCATGCTAATTAAATTTGAGGTGTCTTTGCATCTAGAATTTATAAGGATAATGTCCAGTTTTCCACATTCCTAACAAATAAAATGATGCATCTTTACTACTGCAGATGATGAAGAAGCCTTTGATGTTCTATATTGTATAGCTTTCGCAATGATGGATGCTCAGTGGCTTGCTATGCGTGCTTCATATATGGAATTtaatgtactctctctctctctctctctctctctctctctcgtgcttGAAGAAGCCTCCATTTGCTTgttcaatcattttttagctcAAAAGCTTCAGAAAAAAACTTGTACATAATCACACTGACTCCACTTATCACTATAAGTTTTTACTCTTGGGCTATGAATTTCAATAGTGAAATTTGAAGTTAAACCACAGATATCTTACACTTGCAGTTTTGAACTGGTGTGTGCTTGCAGCACCGCATCTTTACTGTTTTGATAAGAGTCCTAAGTTTTGCTGAATACTGGGGACTGACTCCGTTTTTAGATGCAACAGTAGTGAATAGACACAACTTTTATTCATGTTAAGCTTGGGACATCCACAGATGCAGTCTTCTTTATCTGCTGTACATTGAAATGAAGCCTGAAACATTGCATAAGATTGGTTCGGGAATCAACTTACTCCCTTTATTTGCTGCGGCAGAAACATGAAAGAAAGTGTTTGAGCATCCTTTTCTGCTTCAATGTCCTCTTGTTTCGGTGCTTGTCTTGCTTATGGTTCTATTGTTTCCCGTCGATGCATATTGCTTCTTAATTTATTCTGCCTTGATCATTTCTAGGAGTACTTTCCCAATTTTGATGCCAAAACtccataatttaatttacttaAACTTCTAAAGTTCAGATTATTGATATTGGGGGGTATTACCTGAATTCATTAttgtaattgattttgttgggttttgttgtCAGATAGGAGACAAATTCATTATCCGTGTCCACAACAGGTTTCTGTAAAGTATCAATGTAAACTAGGAACCCCAATGGGCTGATACTTTACCATTTCCTGTCTTTCAGGAGGTTCTAAGAGTAACGCGGACACAACTGGAGAGAGAACTATCGCTAGAAGATGTAAATCGGATACAAGACCTACCAGCTTACAACTTGTTGTACTACTAGTTTTGCTTATATCTAGGCACTAAAAGCCTCCAGTCGTTCGCTTGGGTTTGGACACCTGTGCAATGAGTGAAGACATCTCCATAATGAAGGCTATCTTGAAGTCCACTGTTGAtcgaaaaagaacaaaaaaatgtacaatCCCGATCATGTTCTCGGGTATACTAACTTTGGAATTTTAGTGCTGAAATTTGTAAATTAAGGAAGGCTGGAATTGGAGAACATTGACGACTATTGGTGGACTTTAGCAGATTCAATCAAAATGCAGATCGAATAGTTTTAAACATTTGTCCAATTCTCATCTTTAGCTTTGGTAAGAGATGGGTTGCTTTCGTATCTCTTCAACTTTCGCAGGAGCCACCTCAAAGATGGGCAAAAAAAGGTTAGGGAATCTGGTGTCCGATGTGGTAATCGAATCGCATCATGAAAGGATTTTAATCTGCATAAGCTAGTCCTATACTAGAatgtttttacaaaatggatgTGAATATTCATGCGTTCTAATGTTCGTTTCTGATTTTCAGGACATTTTCTAGTGTTTGTATGAACATCGGCGTGAATATTCAGGACATTTCAGCCTTGTGGTGTTTTGTTTCGGCGGATTGAAATAGGTCTCAGTTTTGCACAGTTGGGGTTTGTTAGGTTTGTGTCCTTTGAAATCACAACAGTGATGAAACATTACCAAGTAATCCTGTAGTGTGATATTAGAGATTGCTGAACCCATGTTTAAACTGCTATTGGTTTTCCTTTTGTCGTGGCAATGGTAATGCTTCAGAAAAGGCAAAACAGAACTCCGGAAGAAAGAACAAGATATGCTACGGCtactattttcctttttgccGCAGGAGCGGTACCAAATCCAGGCAAACTCTGAGTACTAGATACAACCTCTTCAATATGTATGCTCATCAGCGTCCGACCCAAAGATGTTTTGAACAACCCTTTGGTGCCATATGCGAGAAACCTAAGGAAATCGTTCGGGCACAGTGACCAGATGTACCGACAGCCACGCGGGGCCCGGAGTGGCTCCCGCATAGATGATGCAAGCTTttcaatgatttaaaaaaaaaaaaactgattggGCCTGttgaaaatcagctcaatccgatatgtgtagataCTCGattcaatcttccatttttttcggGGATccgaaaaaaaatgaaaaaatgaaagattggatcgagcacctacacatatcacatcgagatgatttttcacgggcccactcgggtttttttttaattattattgaacTGTTCGGATCATCCTTGCggacccggagtgggccccatgTGACTGTCAGTACGCCCGGTTGGTTTCTGTAGCAGCATCCTGCGCAGGCCAAATTTTATATTAGCGGTATGCGAGGAGGACTTCCCGGGTTCAAAACCAGGCACATGAACGGGATAGCACTTGGGTTTTGAGGTAGGTTTTTAAAAGTAATGAGTGAATAGAGATAGAtcgagaaaatttattagaggtCGTGTTCAGAGGTTATGAgtaccccaaacgaacaagcccttAAGTACCCTAGCTAAGTTGAAATAAATACACTATTTTCCCTCCTAGTTTAAGGTGCCA
The sequence above is drawn from the Rhododendron vialii isolate Sample 1 chromosome 6a, ASM3025357v1 genome and encodes:
- the LOC131329010 gene encoding uncharacterized protein LOC131329010 isoform X1, which encodes MRIRRRQCIPSCSSHHRVDEDEVYWRHKKASEELAWSHNSAHVGTQLARCFANAMVGPRSWIGGIFSRSGNRRYGSGKFIDFSLSPLQQEQRLQQLQERLHVPFDETRADHQEALRDLWFAAFPNVALKGLISEQWKDMGWQGPNPSTDFRGCGFISLENLLFFARNYPASFHRLLFKKGGKRATWEYPFAVAGINVSFMLIQMLDLYSAKPRCLPGINFVRLLGDDEEAFDVLYCIAFAMMDAQWLAMRASYMEFNEVLRVTRTQLERELSLEDVNRIQDLPAYNLLYY
- the LOC131329010 gene encoding uncharacterized protein LOC131329010 isoform X3: MVGPRSWIGGIFSRSGNRRYGSGKFIDFSLSPLQQEQRLQQLQERLHVPFDETRADHQEALRDLWFAAFPNVALKGLISEQWKDMGWQGPNPSTDFRGCGFISLENLLFFARNYPASFHRLLFKKGGKRATWEYPFAVAGINVSFMLIQMLDLYSAKPRCLPGINFVRLLGDDEEAFDVLYCIAFAMMDAQWLAMRASYMEFNEVLRVTRTQLERELSLEDVNRIQDLPAYNLLYY
- the LOC131329009 gene encoding protein EPIDERMAL PATTERNING FACTOR 1-like, with amino-acid sequence MKVFVCLSLLLVSTLVFLPAVMPARHILRQHSHHSHHHATLPGTRDGEKVNPNVYGERRPVPPVKHRRADPFQIAGSALPDCSHACGSCSPCRLVTVSFVCASLAEAETCPMAYKCMCNNKSYPVP
- the LOC131329010 gene encoding uncharacterized protein LOC131329010 isoform X2, coding for MRIRRRQCIPSCSSHHRVDEDEVYWRHKKASEELAWSHNSAHVGTQLARCFANAMVGPRSWIGGIFSRSGNRRYGSGKFIDFSLSPLQEQRLQQLQERLHVPFDETRADHQEALRDLWFAAFPNVALKGLISEQWKDMGWQGPNPSTDFRGCGFISLENLLFFARNYPASFHRLLFKKGGKRATWEYPFAVAGINVSFMLIQMLDLYSAKPRCLPGINFVRLLGDDEEAFDVLYCIAFAMMDAQWLAMRASYMEFNEVLRVTRTQLERELSLEDVNRIQDLPAYNLLYY